In one window of Neofelis nebulosa isolate mNeoNeb1 chromosome 15, mNeoNeb1.pri, whole genome shotgun sequence DNA:
- the BCAN gene encoding brevican core protein isoform X1, which produces MRVPSSSLSMAPLFLPLLIALALAPGPTASTDALEGDSSEDRAFRVGISGDAPLQGVLGGALTIPCHVHYLRPPPGRRAVLGSPRVKWTFLSGGREAEVLVARGLRVKVSEAYRFRVALPAYPASLTDVSLALSELRPNDSGIYRCEVQHGIDDSSDAVEVKVKGVVFLYREGSARYAFSFARAQEACARIGARIATPEQLYAAYLGGYEQCDAGWLSDQTVRYPIQTPREACYGDMDGFPGVRNYGVVDPDDLYDVYCYAEDLNGELFLGAPPDKLTLEEARAYCRERGAEIATTGQLYAAWDGGLDRCSPGWLADGSVRYPIVTPSQRCGGGLPGVKTLFLFPNQTGFPNKYSRFNVYCFRDSGQPSTTPEASDPASDGLEAIVTVTETLEELQLPREAVESESRGAIYSVPIVEDAGGARSPPEDPAEAPRTLLEIETQSIVPPPGSSEEEGKALEEEDEEEEEEEAEEEAPWAWPSELSSPDPEASLPTEPTPEESLLHASPPPARPVLQPGASPPPDGEPEAPRPPRVLGPPTETLPTPTNGKLASPPPPTPVGEREVGEEVGGPELSGVPRGESEETGSSEDTPALFPATRAPEGARELEAPSEENSGRTVPAGTSVRVQPVLPTDSASQGGVAMAPSSGDCVPSPCHNGGTCLEEEEGVRCLCLPGYGGDLCDVGLRFCSPGWDAFQGSCYKHFSTRRSWEEAETQCRMYGAHLASISTPEEQNFINSRYREYQWIGLNDRTIEGDFLWSDGVPLLYENWNPGQPDSYFLSGENCVVMVWHDQGQWSDVPCNYHLSYTCKMGLVSCGPPPELPLAQVFGRPRRRYEVDTVLRYRCREGLTQRNQPLIRCQENGRWEPPQISCVPRRPARALHLAKAPGHQGRLLGRWKELLTPPSSPSPGP; this is translated from the exons TCCTTCCAGCAGCCTGAGCATGGCCCCACTGTTCCTGCCCCTGCTGAtagccctggccctggccccggGCCCCACGGCCTCAACTGATGCCCTGGAAGGGGACAGCTCAG AGGACCGGGCCTTCCGCGTGGGCATCTCGGGCGACGCGCCGCTGCAGGGCGTGCTGGGCGGCGCCCTCACCATCCCGTGCCACGTTCACTACCTGCGGCCGCCGCCGGGCCGCCGGGCCGTGCTGGGCTCCCCGCGGGTCAAGTGGACCTTCCTGTCTGGGGGCCGGGAGGCCGAGGTGCTGGTGGCGCGGGGGCTGCGCGTCAAGGTGAGCGAGGCCTACCGGTTCCGCGTGGCGCTGCCCGCCTACCCGGCGTCACTCACCGACGTCTCCCTGGCGCTGAGCGAGCTGCGGCCCAACGACTCTGGCATCTACCGCTGCGAGGTCCAGCACGGCATAGACGACAGCAGCGATGCCGTGGAGGTCAAGGTcaaag GGGTCGTCTTTCTCTACCGGGAGGGCTCTGCCCGCTACGCTTTCTCCTTCGCCCGGGCCCAGGAGGCCTGTGCCCGCATCGGAGCCCGCATCGCCACCCCGGAGCAGCTCTACGCCGCCTACCTCGGGGGCTATGAGCAGTGCGATGCTGGCTGGCTGTCCGACCAGACCGTGAG GTATCCCATCCAGACCCCACGGGAGGCCTGTTATGGAGACATggatggcttccctggggtcCGGAACTATGGCGTGGTGGACCCGGATGACCTCTATGATGTCTACTGCTATGCTGAAGACCTAAATG GAGAGCTGTTCCTGGGCGCCCCTCCAGACAAGCTGACGCTGGAGGAGGCACGGGCATACTGCCGTGAGCGGGGTGCAGAGATCGCTACCACGGGCCAGCTGTATGCAGCCTGGGACGGCGGCCTGGACCGCTGCAGCCCCGGCTGGCTGGCCGATGGCAGCGTGCGCTACCCCATCGTCACACCCAGCCAGCGCTGCGGTGGGGGCCTGCCTGGCGTCAagactctcttcctcttccccaaccAGACCGGCTTCCCCAACAAGTACAGCCGCTTCAACGTCTACTGCTTCCGAG ACTCTGGCCAGCCCTCCACCACGCCTGAGGCCTCTGACCCAGCCTCTGATGGGCTGGAGGCCATTGTCACAGTGACAGAGACCCTAGAGGAGCTCCAGCTGCCGCGGGAAGCCGTGGAGAGCGAGTCCCGGGGAGCCATCTACTCCGTCCCCATTGTGGAGGATGCGGGAGGTGCAAGGTCCCCTCCAGAAGACCCGGCGGAGGCCCCTAGGACCCTCCTCG AAATCGAAACCCAATCCATCGTCCCTCCCCCGGGGTCCTCAGAGGAGGAAGGCAAGGCTTTggaggaagaagatgaagaggaggaagaggaggaggcagaggaggaggcccCGTGGGCCTGGCCCAGCGAGCTCAGCAGCCCAGACCCAGAGGCCTCTCTCCCCACTGAGCCAACCCCAGAGGAGTCACTCTTGCATGCCTCCCCACCGCCAGCGAGGCCAGTGCTACAGCCTGGTGCCTCACCACCTCCCGATGGAGAGCCAGAGGCTCCCAGGCCTCCCAGGGTCCTTGGACCACCCACTGAGACTCTGCCCACTCCCACGAATGGGAAACtggcctccccaccacctcccactccggttggggagagagaggtgggggaggaggtcgGGGGTCCTGAGCTGTCTGGGGTCCCTCGAGGAGAGAGTGAGGAGACAGGGAGCTCTGAGGATACCCCTGCCCTGTTTCCAGCCACACGGGCCCCTGAGGGTGCCAGGGAACTGGAGGCCCCCTCTGAAGAGAATTCTGGAAGAACTGTCCCAGCAGGGACCTCAGTGCGGGTTCAGCCCGTGCTGCCCACTGACAGCGCCAGCCAAGGTGGAGTGGCCATGGCCCCCTCATCAG GTGACTGcgtccccagcccctgccacaaTGGTGGGACAtgcttggaggaggaggagggggtccGCTGCCTGTGTTTGCCTGGCTATGGGGGGGACCTGTGTGATGTTG GCCTCCGCTTCTGCAGTCCGGGCTGGGACGCCTTCCAGGGCTCCTGCTACAAGCACTTTTCTACCCggaggagctgggaggaggcCGAGACCCAGTGCCGGATGTACGGCGCGCACCTGGCCAGCATCAGCACGCCCGAGGAGCAGAACTTCATCAATA GTCGATACCGCGAGTACCAGTGGATCGGGCTCAACGACCGGACCATCGAAGGCGACTTCCTGTGGTCAGATGGCGTCCCTCTG CTCTATGAGAACTGGAACCCTGGGCAGCCTGACAGCTACTTCCTGTCCGGGGAGAACTGCGTGGTCATGGTGTGGCACGATCAGGGACAATGGAGTGATGTGCCCTGCAACTACCACCTGTCCTACACCTGCAAGATGGGTCTGG TGTCCTGTGGGCCTCCGCCAGAGCTGCCCCTGGCTCAAGTGTTTGGCCGCCCACGACGGCGCTATGAAGTCGACACCGTGCTTCGTTACCGGTGCCGCGAGGGGCTGACCCAGCGCAACCAGCCACTGATCCGCTGCCAGGAGAATGGTCGCTGGGAGCCCCCCCAGATCTCCTGTGTGCCCCGCAGGCCT GCTCGAGCTCTGCACCTGGCGAAGGCCCCAGGACATCAGGGGAGGCTACTGGGACGCTGGAAGGAACTTTTGACCCCTCCTTCCAGTCCCTCTCCAGGCCCCTAG
- the BCAN gene encoding brevican core protein isoform X2, translating into MAPLFLPLLIALALAPGPTASTDALEGDSSEDRAFRVGISGDAPLQGVLGGALTIPCHVHYLRPPPGRRAVLGSPRVKWTFLSGGREAEVLVARGLRVKVSEAYRFRVALPAYPASLTDVSLALSELRPNDSGIYRCEVQHGIDDSSDAVEVKVKGVVFLYREGSARYAFSFARAQEACARIGARIATPEQLYAAYLGGYEQCDAGWLSDQTVRYPIQTPREACYGDMDGFPGVRNYGVVDPDDLYDVYCYAEDLNGELFLGAPPDKLTLEEARAYCRERGAEIATTGQLYAAWDGGLDRCSPGWLADGSVRYPIVTPSQRCGGGLPGVKTLFLFPNQTGFPNKYSRFNVYCFRDSGQPSTTPEASDPASDGLEAIVTVTETLEELQLPREAVESESRGAIYSVPIVEDAGGARSPPEDPAEAPRTLLEIETQSIVPPPGSSEEEGKALEEEDEEEEEEEAEEEAPWAWPSELSSPDPEASLPTEPTPEESLLHASPPPARPVLQPGASPPPDGEPEAPRPPRVLGPPTETLPTPTNGKLASPPPPTPVGEREVGEEVGGPELSGVPRGESEETGSSEDTPALFPATRAPEGARELEAPSEENSGRTVPAGTSVRVQPVLPTDSASQGGVAMAPSSGDCVPSPCHNGGTCLEEEEGVRCLCLPGYGGDLCDVGLRFCSPGWDAFQGSCYKHFSTRRSWEEAETQCRMYGAHLASISTPEEQNFINSRYREYQWIGLNDRTIEGDFLWSDGVPLLYENWNPGQPDSYFLSGENCVVMVWHDQGQWSDVPCNYHLSYTCKMGLVSCGPPPELPLAQVFGRPRRRYEVDTVLRYRCREGLTQRNQPLIRCQENGRWEPPQISCVPRRPARALHLAKAPGHQGRLLGRWKELLTPPSSPSPGP; encoded by the exons ATGGCCCCACTGTTCCTGCCCCTGCTGAtagccctggccctggccccggGCCCCACGGCCTCAACTGATGCCCTGGAAGGGGACAGCTCAG AGGACCGGGCCTTCCGCGTGGGCATCTCGGGCGACGCGCCGCTGCAGGGCGTGCTGGGCGGCGCCCTCACCATCCCGTGCCACGTTCACTACCTGCGGCCGCCGCCGGGCCGCCGGGCCGTGCTGGGCTCCCCGCGGGTCAAGTGGACCTTCCTGTCTGGGGGCCGGGAGGCCGAGGTGCTGGTGGCGCGGGGGCTGCGCGTCAAGGTGAGCGAGGCCTACCGGTTCCGCGTGGCGCTGCCCGCCTACCCGGCGTCACTCACCGACGTCTCCCTGGCGCTGAGCGAGCTGCGGCCCAACGACTCTGGCATCTACCGCTGCGAGGTCCAGCACGGCATAGACGACAGCAGCGATGCCGTGGAGGTCAAGGTcaaag GGGTCGTCTTTCTCTACCGGGAGGGCTCTGCCCGCTACGCTTTCTCCTTCGCCCGGGCCCAGGAGGCCTGTGCCCGCATCGGAGCCCGCATCGCCACCCCGGAGCAGCTCTACGCCGCCTACCTCGGGGGCTATGAGCAGTGCGATGCTGGCTGGCTGTCCGACCAGACCGTGAG GTATCCCATCCAGACCCCACGGGAGGCCTGTTATGGAGACATggatggcttccctggggtcCGGAACTATGGCGTGGTGGACCCGGATGACCTCTATGATGTCTACTGCTATGCTGAAGACCTAAATG GAGAGCTGTTCCTGGGCGCCCCTCCAGACAAGCTGACGCTGGAGGAGGCACGGGCATACTGCCGTGAGCGGGGTGCAGAGATCGCTACCACGGGCCAGCTGTATGCAGCCTGGGACGGCGGCCTGGACCGCTGCAGCCCCGGCTGGCTGGCCGATGGCAGCGTGCGCTACCCCATCGTCACACCCAGCCAGCGCTGCGGTGGGGGCCTGCCTGGCGTCAagactctcttcctcttccccaaccAGACCGGCTTCCCCAACAAGTACAGCCGCTTCAACGTCTACTGCTTCCGAG ACTCTGGCCAGCCCTCCACCACGCCTGAGGCCTCTGACCCAGCCTCTGATGGGCTGGAGGCCATTGTCACAGTGACAGAGACCCTAGAGGAGCTCCAGCTGCCGCGGGAAGCCGTGGAGAGCGAGTCCCGGGGAGCCATCTACTCCGTCCCCATTGTGGAGGATGCGGGAGGTGCAAGGTCCCCTCCAGAAGACCCGGCGGAGGCCCCTAGGACCCTCCTCG AAATCGAAACCCAATCCATCGTCCCTCCCCCGGGGTCCTCAGAGGAGGAAGGCAAGGCTTTggaggaagaagatgaagaggaggaagaggaggaggcagaggaggaggcccCGTGGGCCTGGCCCAGCGAGCTCAGCAGCCCAGACCCAGAGGCCTCTCTCCCCACTGAGCCAACCCCAGAGGAGTCACTCTTGCATGCCTCCCCACCGCCAGCGAGGCCAGTGCTACAGCCTGGTGCCTCACCACCTCCCGATGGAGAGCCAGAGGCTCCCAGGCCTCCCAGGGTCCTTGGACCACCCACTGAGACTCTGCCCACTCCCACGAATGGGAAACtggcctccccaccacctcccactccggttggggagagagaggtgggggaggaggtcgGGGGTCCTGAGCTGTCTGGGGTCCCTCGAGGAGAGAGTGAGGAGACAGGGAGCTCTGAGGATACCCCTGCCCTGTTTCCAGCCACACGGGCCCCTGAGGGTGCCAGGGAACTGGAGGCCCCCTCTGAAGAGAATTCTGGAAGAACTGTCCCAGCAGGGACCTCAGTGCGGGTTCAGCCCGTGCTGCCCACTGACAGCGCCAGCCAAGGTGGAGTGGCCATGGCCCCCTCATCAG GTGACTGcgtccccagcccctgccacaaTGGTGGGACAtgcttggaggaggaggagggggtccGCTGCCTGTGTTTGCCTGGCTATGGGGGGGACCTGTGTGATGTTG GCCTCCGCTTCTGCAGTCCGGGCTGGGACGCCTTCCAGGGCTCCTGCTACAAGCACTTTTCTACCCggaggagctgggaggaggcCGAGACCCAGTGCCGGATGTACGGCGCGCACCTGGCCAGCATCAGCACGCCCGAGGAGCAGAACTTCATCAATA GTCGATACCGCGAGTACCAGTGGATCGGGCTCAACGACCGGACCATCGAAGGCGACTTCCTGTGGTCAGATGGCGTCCCTCTG CTCTATGAGAACTGGAACCCTGGGCAGCCTGACAGCTACTTCCTGTCCGGGGAGAACTGCGTGGTCATGGTGTGGCACGATCAGGGACAATGGAGTGATGTGCCCTGCAACTACCACCTGTCCTACACCTGCAAGATGGGTCTGG TGTCCTGTGGGCCTCCGCCAGAGCTGCCCCTGGCTCAAGTGTTTGGCCGCCCACGACGGCGCTATGAAGTCGACACCGTGCTTCGTTACCGGTGCCGCGAGGGGCTGACCCAGCGCAACCAGCCACTGATCCGCTGCCAGGAGAATGGTCGCTGGGAGCCCCCCCAGATCTCCTGTGTGCCCCGCAGGCCT GCTCGAGCTCTGCACCTGGCGAAGGCCCCAGGACATCAGGGGAGGCTACTGGGACGCTGGAAGGAACTTTTGACCCCTCCTTCCAGTCCCTCTCCAGGCCCCTAG